TCGTCGATCTTCGCGCGAACCCGGGGGGCTTGCTCGAGCAGGCGGTCGAGGTGACCGATCTCTTCCTCGATCGCGGACAGATGATCACCTACACGCAGGGGCGGCGGAAGAGCTCGGAGAACCGCTTCGTGGACGGGCGGGAGGCGGAGCACGGCCGCATGCCGCTCGTCGTTCTCGTCGACGAGCACTCGGCGAGCGCCTCCGAGATCGTTTCCGGCGCGATTCAGGATTGGGATCGGGGTCTCGTGGTCGGGAAGACCACATTCGGGAAGGGATCGGTCCAGTCGGTCATCCCGCTCGACGAGGAGACCGGTCTCAAGCTGACCACCGCGAAGTACTACACGCCGAGCGGGCGGTGTATCCAGCGCGACGAGTTCAACCGCGGGAGCGGCCGCGCCGGGGAAGCCGACTCGGTCGCGGCCGGCGAGCGCGAGATCTTCCACACAAACGCCGGGCGTCCGGTCTACGGCGGCGGCGGCATCACGCCCGACATCGAGATCGAGCAGAGGAAGATGGAGGCTCTCGAGGCCCGCATCGAGCGCCGGGGCCTCTTCTTTACCTTCTCGGTCGAATATTTCCCGTATCATGCGATCGATGCGGAGTGGAACCCGGACGAAGAGGTCCTCGATCAATTCCGCAACTTCCTCACGGAGAGGGAGATCGAGTACACGCCGGAGGAGTGGGAAGCTTCGGATCTCTACGTGCGGAACGGAATCAAGCGAGAGCTTTTCCGGAAGGCGTTCGGGGACGAGGCGGCGTACGAGGTCCTGAACACGACCGACACCCAGCTCCAGGCGACGTTCGATCTCTTCCGAAAGGCGGGAACGCTCGAGGCGCTTTTCGCCCTGTCGAACGAGTGGAGGCTGGAGAGGGAGCGCGAGTCGGCGCTCGCGGGCGAGCCGGCGGCGCGGGACACTCTCGGGATGACGGTGCACGGAGAGCTGGACGGGGAGTAGAGAGCGGCGGAGCACGGAATCCTCGGCATGCGGATCGGCCGGCTGACGATCGAACGGGGGGCGCTGCTCGCCCCCCTTTGCGGGATCACGACCGGGCCGTTTCGGCGGATCTGCCGAAGGCTCGGCGCCTCGCTCGTTTTCTCCGAGACGATCTCCGCGGACGGTCTCTACCAGATGAACCGGCGGACGATCGCGCTCGCGCGCTTCGATCCGGAAGAAAGGCCGATCGGGGTTCAAGTGTTCGGATGCGATCCGGAGCGGATCGCGGTGGCGGCGCGCATCGTCGAGGACCTCGTTCAGCCGGATCTCATCGATCTCAACTTCGGGTGCCCGGTTCCGAAGTTCGTGAAGAACGACAAGGGGGCGGCGCTCCTCAAGGATCCGCCTCGGATCGGACGGATCGTCCGCGCGGTCGTCCGCGCGGTCTCCGTCCCCGTCACCGCGAAGATCCGCGCGGGCTGGGACGAACGGACGGTTCGGGCGGCGGAGATCGCCCGCGTGGTGGAAGCGGAGGGAGGAGCTCTTCTCACGGTTCACGCGAGAACGAGGGCGCAAGCGTACGGCGGCGAGGCGAACTGGAACTGGGTCGCCGACGCGGTGCGCGCCGTCTCGATCCCGGTCGTCGGAAACGGCGACATCGCGGACGCAAGGACGGCCGAGCGGCGGATGGCGGAAACCGGCTGCGCCGCGGTGATGATCGGCCGCGCCGCGATCGGCAACCCGTGGATCTTCCGAGAAGTCGGGCATCGTTTGCTTCACGGCGTCGAACCCCCTGCGCCGAACCCCGAGGAGAGGCTCCGCATGATCCGCGAGCACCTCGCCCTTCACATCGAGGACCGCGGTCTCTTCACGGGGATCCGCGAGTTTCGGCGGCACCTCTCGTCGTACGTCCGCGCTCTGCCGGGGAGCGCGGCCTTCCGCGCGTGGGCGAACGCCGTCGAATCGCGCGAGGAGCTGGAGGAGGGCCTGGAGACGTTCTTCGGCCGCCTCTCGCAGGGAGCCGCGCATGGATCGTGACCGCATTCGGGAGATCCTCGAGGAGATCCGCGGCGGGCGCCTCTCCATCGACTCAGGCCTCGAGAAACTCCGTCTTCTTCCTTTCGAGGATCTCGGCTTCGCGCGCGTCGACCACCACCGCGGTCTCCGCCAGGGATGGCCGGAGGCGATCTTCTGCGAGGGGAAAAGCGCGGACGAGGTCGCCTCGATCGCCCGTTCGATTCTTGATGCAGGAAGCAATCTTCTCGCGACGCGCCTCTCCGCCGAGAGCTTCGAGGTCCTCGCCCGCGCGGTCGAAGGCGTTCGCTACAATCCGAGAGGGAGAACGGCCGTCAAGATCGTGAAGCCTCCGCCCGAGGGGCATTCGGTCCTTCTCCTCACGGCGGGCACTTCCGACATCCCGGTCGCCGAGGAGGCGGCCGAGACCCTCGCGGTCCTCGGGCACGCTCCGGTCCGCGTCTACGACGTCGGCGTCGCCGGGATCCACCGCCTCTGGTCGGAGGAGAAGCGAATCGAGGTGGCGCCGGTCCTCATCGTGGTGGCCGGCATGGAGGGGGCGCTCCTCTCGGTCGTCGCCGGGATCGCGCGCGTCCCGGTGATCGGCGTTCCGACGAGCATCGGGTACGGGACCGCCCTCGGCGGGCTCACCCCCC
This is a stretch of genomic DNA from Candidatus Eisenbacteria bacterium. It encodes these proteins:
- a CDS encoding S41 family peptidase, encoding MSNIRRRLLLVGAVALLIGFAAVAGRSETKDDNAYRQLRRFSEVLNRIHSEYVEETEIEDLMDAAIQGMVKSLDSHSQYLDRKQYRDLMVGTQGSFGGLGIVISIRDQILTVIAPIEGTPASRMGIQGGDQILFIDGESTEGFTADDAVNRLRGPEGTEVTIKIRREGEPELLEYTITREIIKLRSVPYKYVSEDGIGYVRVSQFSKTTSAELDAALDSLEKVGIHGVIVDLRANPGGLLEQAVEVTDLFLDRGQMITYTQGRRKSSENRFVDGREAEHGRMPLVVLVDEHSASASEIVSGAIQDWDRGLVVGKTTFGKGSVQSVIPLDEETGLKLTTAKYYTPSGRCIQRDEFNRGSGRAGEADSVAAGEREIFHTNAGRPVYGGGGITPDIEIEQRKMEALEARIERRGLFFTFSVEYFPYHAIDAEWNPDEEVLDQFRNFLTEREIEYTPEEWEASDLYVRNGIKRELFRKAFGDEAAYEVLNTTDTQLQATFDLFRKAGTLEALFALSNEWRLERERESALAGEPAARDTLGMTVHGELDGE
- the dusB gene encoding tRNA dihydrouridine synthase DusB codes for the protein MRIGRLTIERGALLAPLCGITTGPFRRICRRLGASLVFSETISADGLYQMNRRTIALARFDPEERPIGVQVFGCDPERIAVAARIVEDLVQPDLIDLNFGCPVPKFVKNDKGAALLKDPPRIGRIVRAVVRAVSVPVTAKIRAGWDERTVRAAEIARVVEAEGGALLTVHARTRAQAYGGEANWNWVADAVRAVSIPVVGNGDIADARTAERRMAETGCAAVMIGRAAIGNPWIFREVGHRLLHGVEPPAPNPEERLRMIREHLALHIEDRGLFTGIREFRRHLSSYVRALPGSAAFRAWANAVESREELEEGLETFFGRLSQGAAHGS
- the larB gene encoding nickel pincer cofactor biosynthesis protein LarB; amino-acid sequence: MDRDRIREILEEIRGGRLSIDSGLEKLRLLPFEDLGFARVDHHRGLRQGWPEAIFCEGKSADEVASIARSILDAGSNLLATRLSAESFEVLARAVEGVRYNPRGRTAVKIVKPPPEGHSVLLLTAGTSDIPVAEEAAETLAVLGHAPVRVYDVGVAGIHRLWSEEKRIEVAPVLIVVAGMEGALLSVVAGIARVPVIGVPTSIGYGTALGGLTPLFGMLNSCASGTTVVNIDNGFGAACAAHRILQWIPRRV